A stretch of DNA from Alicyclobacillus acidocaldarius subsp. acidocaldarius Tc-4-1:
CAGCCGTGAAACCGGGGCTCAACCTGGTCTCGGCGCCTGGAAACGACATGGTATCGGTGAGCGCGCTCGCGGCGAGCGGTGCGCAGCTGATTTTGTTCACCACAGGCCGAGGTACACCTTTCGGCGGACCCGTTCCCACGTTAAAGATTGCGAGCAACCACCAGCTTGCGTCGTCGAAACCCGCCTGGATCGACTTCGACGCGAGCCGGATTGTGCTCGGGGAGTCGATGGACGATCTCGCGGAGGAATTGCTGCACAAGGTCATCCGCGTGGCGTCGGGAGAGGAACTCGCTCGGAACGAAGTGAACGGGTATCGCGAGATCGCCATCTTCAAGGACGGCGTCACTCTTTGAGCGAAGCGGAGGTTGGTTGAGAATGTATCTGGTGCGAGGTAAGGAAGAAAACGGTTATCACGAGTTGGTGCCGCAACAGAACGCGGCCGGGCTCAAGTGGATTTCGTTTGGTCACCTGCGGCTTGGTGGAGGCGAAGCGCACGAAGCGGAGTTTCAGGGACGAGAGGTGGTGCTCGTTCTCCTGTCGGGCGCCATGCGCGTGTCGGTCGGCCACCATACCTATGGCCCATACGAGCGGGCAAACGTTTTTGCAGCGCCGGCGACAGCGGTGTACGTGCCGGTGGGCCACCCGTTCCGCGTGGAGAACGCGGGCGACGGCGCGCTCGAGGTCGCCGTCTGCCAGGCTGTTGCGGAGGAAGTCCATGAGCCGTTTGTCGTCACGCCCGACAAAGTCCAGGTGAAGACCGTGGGGCAGGCCAACTTCGAACGCAAGGTTCACGATATCGTGGTCCAGCAGGCGGAAGGCCGCGTTCACCGGATCATCGTCGGCGAGACGTTCAATCCGCCAGGCAACTGGTCGAGTTACCCGCCCCATAAACACGACGAGTACATTCCGGGCGTTGAGGCGCTCATGGAGGAAATCTATTTCTATCAGCTCGATCCGCCTCACGGCTTTGGGCTTCAATCCATCTACACCTCGGATGGCTCTATCGACGAGACCTACCGCGTTCGACACGGCGACGCGTTCATGATCCCGCGTGGGTATCATCCGGTCTGCGCTGCGGGCGGCTATCAATTGTACTACCTGTGGCTCATGGCGGGCCCCGTGAATCGCGTGATGATCCCGCACGACGATCCGGCTCATGCCTGGATCCGCGAGCGCTCGTGGGGTTGAATCTCGGACATTTCCGTGGGGAGACGAGACGATGCGGTTACACGCAGGCGTATTGGACGGGGAAACTCGCGCGAGCTTCGAGCGCGCGCGAACCATGCCTATCCGGGTCATTCAAATCGGCGAAGGCATTTTTCTGCGAGGCTTCGTCGATTGGCTTGTGCACCACTTGAATGAGTCCGGTACGTTTCAAGGGCGTATCGCCGTGGTGAACCCTCGGCCGAGCGGCGCTCATCACATTCACCAGTTTCAGGAACAAGATGGCCTGTACACGGTGCTCGTGCGCGGCCTGCAGGACGGCAGGCCCGTGGAAAACATGGAGCTTGTCACGTCGGTAGCTCGCGCCTTGGATTCGACACGGGAGTGGGCGCAGATCTTGCGATTCGCGCGCGATCCGCTCGTCGAGATCGCCGTGTCGAACACCACCGAACTGGGCGTGCGGTACGAAGCGATGCCGAGACCGACCGCGGATGCTCCGCCTGGGACATATCCGGCGAAGCTGACGCAGTACCTGCACGAGCGGTATCTCGCGCTTGGCTGGCAAGAAACAGGCCGGATGATCGTCGTCCCGTGCGAGCTCATCGACGACAACGGTCAGCAGTTGCGGTCCATTGTGGAGCGCCATGCGGCGGATTGGCGGCTCGGGGGCGACTTTATGCGCTGGCTGCACGAGCGCGTCGAATTCTGCGACACCCTCGTCGATCGCATCGTGACCCCTTACGCTGGCGATCCGCCGCTTCCCTACGAAGACGCGCTGGCGGTGACGGTTGAGCCGTACTACCTGTTTGCCATCCGCGGCAGCGAGCGGCTGAAGGCGCTGTGGCCGTTCGAGGACGTAGGACTTTGCGTCCAGTACGCGGACGACATCCGCGACTTTCGGTTGCAGAAGCTTCGTGCCCTGAACGGCACACACACGGCGCTCGCAAACCTGGGTCTCATGGCGGGCCTCGAAACGGTGCTTGGGGTGATGGGGCACCCGACGCTCTCTCGGTTCGTTCACCAGCTCGTGCAGGACGAAATCGTGCCGGCCACCGAGTCCCGTGTGACCCGTCCGGAGAGGTTGCGCGATTTCGCGCGTAATGTGCTCGAGCGGTTTCAGAATCCGTATCTGGAGCACAATTTGCGCTCAATTGCCACAAACGCCATCTCGAAGGCAAGAATCCGTCTCGTGCCGACGCTCCTGGACGCGGTGGAGAGGTTCGGAGACGCCAAGAGGCTCACGGCGGCCATCGCGGCGGTGTGCCTGGCGTATCGGCCGGGCATGGAACACGCAGCTGAGCCGGATCCGGCTGGGCCCCGGCTTAAGGGGTTGTGGCAAGACGACGTCGAGGCCTCAGCGCGCGCCATTCTTTCGGACACCGAGTTGTGGTCCACGGACCTGACCCAGGTGCCGGGCGTGCTCGACGGATGGACCCGTTTCGTGGACCTTGTATTGCGAGTGGGGCCAGTTCAGGCGGTGGCGTCTTTGTGACACGCTCATGGCTGAAAGGGGGTGAGACCGGCGTCGGGCGATTCGAGGACGAACCGAAGGCCTCCACTGGCAAAGGATAGGACGAAGGGGATTCCGGCAAATCTGGGCTATGTCGTGACGGTCGTCGTGATTGCATCGCTTGGCGGGCTCCTCTTCGGGTATGACACGGGCGTGATTGCAGGGGCGAACGAGTTTTTGAAGTCGGAGTTTCACATGAGCGCCGCGACCACCGGCCTCGTCTCGAGCAGCATCGATCTCGGCGCCATGCTCGGCGTGCTGATTGCAGGCTTCCTCGGCGACTCGTTTGGGAGGAAGAAAGCGCTGTCGGTCGCGGGCGTGATCTTCATCGCATCGAGCCTGATCTCGGCCTTCGCGCCGAGCGTAGGCGTGTTGGTGGCCGGGCGGTTCATCGGGGGCGTCGGCATCGGGCTGGCATCGCTGTTGTCACCGCTCTACATTGCCGAAATCGCACCACCGCGGATCCGCGGGCGATTAGTCGGGTCGAACCAGTTGGCGATTGTGTCCGGGATTTTTATCGTCTACTTTGTGAACGCGGCCATCGTGAGTTCGCATACCACGGCCTGGAACCAGACGACAGGCTGGCGCTGGATGTTTGCCATGGGCGTCATCCCGGCTGTCATCTTCTTCGCGCTGCTGTTCTTTGTGCCGGAGAGCCCAAGGTATCTGATGAAACGGGGACGCGAAGCGCAAGCCATCTCGATTCTGGAACGCGTGAGCGGTCCCGAGCGCGCGCGGTGGGACGTCGAGGAGATTCGCAAATCGCTCGAAGTCGTGCCGGATTCCCTGTTTCAGGAACTGTCGCGCCCGGGCATTCGAAAGGCGCTCGGCATCGGCATTGTGCTCGCGATTTTTCAGCAGTTCACGGGCACCAACGCGGTGGGCTATTACGCCCCGATGATCTTCAAGGCGGCCGGCGCAGGCACCAACGCGTCGTTCTACGACACCGTTTGGATTGGCGCCATCAAGGTCATCTTCGTCATTGTGCTCATGCTCATCGTCGATCGCGTCGGAAGAAAGCGGTTGCTTGTGTGGAACGGGATGCTCATGGCGCTCTTCCTCGTCGTCCTCGGCATCGCCTTTTCGCTGCCGCACATGATCACGTGGCTGGTTCTCGCGCTCGTGTTTGCGCACACGATTGCGTATGAGCTTTCCTGGGGCGGCGGCGTTTGGATTGTGTTGTCCGAGATCTATCCGACCGCTATCCGCGGCCGCGCGATGGCTATCGCATCCTTTGCGCTGTGGTTCGCCACGTATCTCGTGGCACAGTTTTTCCCGATTTTGTTGCAGGCGATTGGCGGGACGTGGACGTTTTGGATCTTCGCGCTCTTCTGCATCGCCATGGCCGTCTTCATGCAGCGGGCCGTGCCGGAGACGAGCAAGAAGACGATGGAGAAGATCCAAAGCGACTGGCTCCAGTCGGAGCGAGGACGTTCGCTGTGACCGCTTGACGTATCTCGATGCCTGGTCTTGTAGAGGTGCTCTGAAGATGCGGCGAAGCAAAAGAGGCTTGCGCCGCATGTTTTTCTTTCTATCGGATCTGCCGAAAGATCCCGATGACCTTGCCCAGGATGGTTACGTTCGGAAAGTACATCGGAGACA
This window harbors:
- the iolB gene encoding 5-deoxy-glucuronate isomerase, encoding MYLVRGKEENGYHELVPQQNAAGLKWISFGHLRLGGGEAHEAEFQGREVVLVLLSGAMRVSVGHHTYGPYERANVFAAPATAVYVPVGHPFRVENAGDGALEVAVCQAVAEEVHEPFVVTPDKVQVKTVGQANFERKVHDIVVQQAEGRVHRIIVGETFNPPGNWSSYPPHKHDEYIPGVEALMEEIYFYQLDPPHGFGLQSIYTSDGSIDETYRVRHGDAFMIPRGYHPVCAAGGYQLYYLWLMAGPVNRVMIPHDDPAHAWIRERSWG
- a CDS encoding tagaturonate reductase, with amino-acid sequence MRLHAGVLDGETRASFERARTMPIRVIQIGEGIFLRGFVDWLVHHLNESGTFQGRIAVVNPRPSGAHHIHQFQEQDGLYTVLVRGLQDGRPVENMELVTSVARALDSTREWAQILRFARDPLVEIAVSNTTELGVRYEAMPRPTADAPPGTYPAKLTQYLHERYLALGWQETGRMIVVPCELIDDNGQQLRSIVERHAADWRLGGDFMRWLHERVEFCDTLVDRIVTPYAGDPPLPYEDALAVTVEPYYLFAIRGSERLKALWPFEDVGLCVQYADDIRDFRLQKLRALNGTHTALANLGLMAGLETVLGVMGHPTLSRFVHQLVQDEIVPATESRVTRPERLRDFARNVLERFQNPYLEHNLRSIATNAISKARIRLVPTLLDAVERFGDAKRLTAAIAAVCLAYRPGMEHAAEPDPAGPRLKGLWQDDVEASARAILSDTELWSTDLTQVPGVLDGWTRFVDLVLRVGPVQAVASL
- a CDS encoding sugar porter family MFS transporter; its protein translation is MRPASGDSRTNRRPPLAKDRTKGIPANLGYVVTVVVIASLGGLLFGYDTGVIAGANEFLKSEFHMSAATTGLVSSSIDLGAMLGVLIAGFLGDSFGRKKALSVAGVIFIASSLISAFAPSVGVLVAGRFIGGVGIGLASLLSPLYIAEIAPPRIRGRLVGSNQLAIVSGIFIVYFVNAAIVSSHTTAWNQTTGWRWMFAMGVIPAVIFFALLFFVPESPRYLMKRGREAQAISILERVSGPERARWDVEEIRKSLEVVPDSLFQELSRPGIRKALGIGIVLAIFQQFTGTNAVGYYAPMIFKAAGAGTNASFYDTVWIGAIKVIFVIVLMLIVDRVGRKRLLVWNGMLMALFLVVLGIAFSLPHMITWLVLALVFAHTIAYELSWGGGVWIVLSEIYPTAIRGRAMAIASFALWFATYLVAQFFPILLQAIGGTWTFWIFALFCIAMAVFMQRAVPETSKKTMEKIQSDWLQSERGRSL